GGAGAAGAACCAAAGCGAGTATCGCCATTATGATCGTTGGAAGAAACATATTGCTATTCCTCCGTTTCTTCATCTTATTTTGTCCTTCCACGGTCTGCCACACAGAGTAGTTTTCCAAACTCGAACTTATTTTCCTTCCTCCAAACAGTATATCAGAGATAAAGGGAGAAAAACACATTCCCTTCCGGTGGTCGGAGTAATCCCGAAAGCCCTTCTTATGTACGGCGTTATGGCTCTCCTACCATCCTGGTCAACGAAGAGGATGTGGCGGGAGTCGAGCCTTCTGAAGGGGGCTCCTGTTGTCGGATATACACTACCTCTTCCGGGGAGATACGAGGTGTCCCTCCGGTGGAGATGATCGCTTATGCTCTCTCTTCCGCCAACCAATTAGGCTCTGGTTCCGATTCCAGCTAAAGAAGAGTTATTCTGTTTTCCGTTTTACTTTCGAGAAGCTATAGGTCCTTTCGCCCTTTTTTGATAGCTGGAATAATCCTCCGCTCGTCAGCTGGGACAATATCTCTTTCTCCCTCATATGGTGATCGCTGAAGGAAAGGATGCCGTTAGGCTTCAATACCCGGTATAGCTCAGCGAGTAGTTCAGTTGGGTTATCTATCTCGTGGAAGGTGTCGTAGAGGAGGATGACATCGATGCTTTCGTCCGGCAAACCCGTTTTGCAATCGGAATGGATGGTCTCAACATTGGTAAGCCCTTTCTTCTCGATGATCCTTTGAACCCTCTCAATTGCTAACGGGTTGATGTCAAGGGCATAG
This Acidobacteriota bacterium DNA region includes the following protein-coding sequences:
- a CDS encoding class I SAM-dependent methyltransferase, translating into MALSFKLRDLLLPRMKILEEVGIEPGFSVLDYGVGPGSYIIPTSRLVGEKGKVYALDINPLAIERVQRIIEKKGLTNVETIHSDCKTGLPDESIDVILLYDTFHEIDNPTELLAELYRVLKPNGILSFSDHHMREKEILSQLTSGGLFQLSKKGERTYSFSKVKRKTE